Below is a genomic region from Catenuloplanes atrovinosus.
GACCCGTGGCGCTTCAACTGCCTGAACAACCCGGCCGACTCGGCCGCCGAGCAGGCGGAGCAGCGGGCCACCATCACCGCGGTCCGGCGTGCGCTGACCTACGCGCACAACAAGGGCGTGACGCTGGTCGGCTCGCTCGGCAACAGCCACGAGGACCTGGGCAACCCGCGGCCGGACGCGTCCAGCCCGAACTACCCGGGTGGCACCGAGCGGCCGCGCGAGATCGACAACGCGACCTGCTTCGACCTGCCGGCCGAGGGCCCGTTCGTGATCGGTGTGTCCGCGACCGGCCCGTCCGGCCGCAAGTCCGACTACTCGAACTGGGGCACGGAGCAGATCTCCGTCGCCGCGCCGGGTGGCTGGGCCACGGACACGCAGGGCACCGGTGACACGTTCGCCAATCGGATCCTCTCGGCGTACCCGCTGAAGGTCCTGCAGGAGATCGGCCGGGTGGACGCGGAGGGCAACATCGTCCCCGGCTTCGAGAACCGGGTGTTCAAGGACTGCACCAAGGCCGGCGCGTGCGGGTACTACGCGTACCTGCAAGGCACGTCGATGGCGTCGCCGCACGCCTCCGGCGTCGCCGGGCTGATCGTGTCGAAGTTCGGCACGCCGGACTGGCGCCGTGGCGGGCTGACGCTCCCGCCGAACTGGGTCGAGCAGCACCTCTACCGCACCGCGGCGGAGCAGGCCTGCCCGACGCCGGCGCTGATCAGCTACGCGGAGGTGGGCCTGTCGGCCGAGTACGACGCGCTGTGCACCGGCACGAAGAACTTCAACAGCATCTGGGGGTACGGGATCGTGGACGCCTACAAGGCCGTCACCACCCCGCTCCAGCCCTGGGTGAAGCCGTAACCACCTAATCAAGATCATTCGCTGGTACGATGGCCGGTCCCCGCGAGGCGGGGGCCGGCCGTTACCCTTGGAGGGTGACACTACGCTTGTACGACACCGCGACCCGCTCGGTGCGGGACTTCGTCCCGCGGTCACCCGGCAAGGTCGGGATCTACCTGTGTGGTCTCACCGTTCAGGCGCCGCCGCACATCGGCCACCTCCGCTCCGGGGTCAACTACGACGTCCTCCGGCGCTGGCTGCTGCGCTCCGGATACGACGTGACGTTCGTCCGCAACGTGACGGACATCGACGACAAGATCCTCGCGAAGTCCACCGAGCAGGGTCGCCCGTTCTGGTCCATCGCGTATGAGAACGAGGTCAAGCTCGCCGCGGCGTACCGGTCACTCAACGTGCTCCCGCCGACGTACGAGCCGCGTGCCACCGGTCACATCCCGGAGATCCAGCAGATCATCGCGAAGCTGATCGAGGACGGTCATGCGTACCCGGCCGCGGACGGCTGCGGCGACGTCTACTTCTCGGTCCGCAGCTTCCCGGCGTACGGCGCGCTCTCCGGCCAGCACCCGGACGACATGCAGGAGGCGGCGGACAGCGAGGCCCGCGCCAAGCGGGACCCGCGCGACTTCGCGCTGTGGAAGGGCGTGAAGGAGTCCGAGCCGCTGGCCGGCAGCTGGCCGTCGCCGTGGGGCCGCGGCCGGCCCGGCTGGCACATCGAGTGCTCCGCCATGTCCTGGCGCTACCTCGGCGAGGACTTCGACATCCACGGCGGCGGGCTCGACCTCCAGTTCCCGCACCACGAGAACGAGATCGCCCAGTCCCGCGCCGCCGGGTTCGGCTTCGCCGGCTACTGGGTGCACCACGCGCTGCTCAACCTCGGCGCGTCGAAGATGAGCAAGTCGACGGGGAACGTGCTGGATCTCGCGCACGTGGCCGGCATCGGCGTGCGCCCGGTCGAGCTGCGCTACTACGAGGCGCAGCCGCACTACCGGTCGACCATCGACTACTCGGACGACGCGCTGCGCGAGGCCGCGGTGGCATACCGGCGGATCGAGGGTTTCGTCCAGCGCGCCGCCGAGCTGACCGGCCCGGGTGAGCTGGGCGACATCCCGCCCGCGTTCGCGGCCGCGATGGACGATGATCTGAATACGTCCGCGGCGCTCGCGGTCGTGCACGAGTCGATGACCCGCGGCAACACCGCGCTCAGCGCCGGCGACCGGTCGACGGTCGCCGCCGTGCTGGCCGAGGTGCGTGCCATGCTGGACGTGTTCGGCGTCGACCCGCTGGACCCGGCCTGGCAGGCCGGCGGCGGTGGCGCCGGCGACCTCCGCCCGGTGATCGACTCACTGGTCGCGCTCGCGCTCGAGCAGCGCACCGCCGCGCGCGCCCGCAAGGACTGGCAGGCCGCCGACGCCGTGCGTGACCAGCTCAAGAACGCCGGCATCGCGGTGGAGGACACCCCGGCCGGGCCACGATGGACCATTGGGGAGCAGCACTGATGCCGGGCAACTCGCAGCGCAGGAACAAGCGCGTCACGCCGAAGAAGGGCGCGTCGCAGGGTTCCGGCGGAAAGAACCGGTCCGGCCTCGCCGGCCGTGGCCGCACGCTGCCGGCGGACGAGCGTCCCTGGCACAAGGGCTACTCCGGCACCGAGCCGCTGCCCGAGAAGACCGCGCGCAAGCAGGACAAGGAGCGCCGGGCCGCGGCCGCCGAGGGCCGCGCGCCCAAGGTCGGCATGCCCGGCACCAAGGACACCACCTGGGGCAGGAACGGCACCGGCCGCGGCGCCCCGGCGTCCGGTCGCGGCGCGCTCGCCGGTGGCCGCGGTGCCGGCAAGGTCGGCGCGCGCGGCCCGCGGATCGCGCCGGGCCGCCGCTCCACGCCGCCGAAGGACTCGCCCGAGCTGCTGGTCGGCCGCAACCCGGTGGTCGAGGCGCTGCGCTCCGGCGTGCCCGCGACCGCGCTCTACGTGGCGCACGGCATCGAGATGGACGAGCGCGTCCGCGAGGCGGTGCGCACCTGCGCCGACAAGGGCATCGCCATCATGGAGGTGAGCCGGGCCGAGCTGGACCGGATCACCGGCGGGGTGCTGCACCAGGGCATCGGCGTGCAGGTGCCGCCGTTCGCCTACGAGGACTTCTCCGACCTGGTGGCCGCCGCGCTGGAGCAGACCGCGCCGCTGCTGGTCGCGCTGGACGGCGTCACCGACCCGCGCAACCTCGGCGCCGTGATCCGGTCCGCCGCCGCGTTCGGCGCGCACGGCATCTTCGTGCCGGAGCGCCGCGCCGCCGGGATCACCGCGACCGCGTGGCGCACCAGCGCCGGCGCGGCCGCCCGCCTCCCGGTCGCCCAGGTGACGAACCTGACCAGGGCGATCAAGGCCTGTCAGCAGGAGGGCTTCCTGGCGATCGGGCTGGACGCGGACGGTGCCACCGACGTCTACCACCTGGAGGCGGCCACCGGCCCGACCGTGGTGGTGGTCGGCTCCGAGGGCCGCGGCCTGTCCCGGCTGGTCGGCGAGACCTGCGACCTGCGCGTCTCGATCCCGATGGCCTCGGACGTGGAGTCGCTGAACGCGTCGGTCGCCGCCGCGGTCGCCCTTTCGGAGATCACGCGTCGCCGTAACGCCTGAGCTGCGCCGGGTCACTACCATGCGAGGCTGATCTCCCGGAGCGGCCGGGATGCGGCGAGGGAGACACCGGCATGAGGCAGGACGGCCCGTACGGGCTGGGCGTCGATCTCGGCACGTCCAACACGGTCGCCGTGCTGTACACGCCGGACGGCCGCACCCGCCCGCTGCTGTTCGACGGCCAGCCGATCATGCCCTCCGGCGTCTACCTGGACCCGGAGGGCCGGCTGCACGTCGGCCGGGACGCGCAGCGCCTCGCCCAGGCCGACCCGGCCCGCTACGAGCCGAACCCGAAGCGCCGCATCGACGAGACGTCCGTGCTGCTCGGCGACCGCGAGGTCCCGGTCGTCGACCTGCTCGCGGCCGTGCTGGCCGCGGTCGCCCGCGCCGCCGTGGAGGCGGTCGGCTTCCTGCCGCCGGCCATGCTCACCCACCCGGCCGCGTGGGGCCCGGTCCGCCGGGAGACCCTGGCCCAGGCGGTCGCGCGGGCGGGCTGGCCGCCGGTCGGGCCGCGCGGGATCCGGTTCACCCCGGAGCCGGTCGCGGCCGCGCGGTACTTCGCCGAGGTGCTCAGCCGCCCGGTGCCGGCCGGGTCCGCGCTCGCGGTCTTCGACTTCGGCGGCGGCACGCTGGACGTGGCGGTGGTCCGCAACGACGGTCTCGGTCCGGCCGGCCGGCCGGTCTTCTCCGTGGTCAGCTCCGGCGGCGTCGCCGACCTGGGCGGGCTGGATCTGGACGCCGCGCTGGTCGAGCACGTCGGGCGCCTGCTGACCGCGCCATCCCCGCACGCCGCGCCGGACGGCCCGACCCAGCGGCTGGACATCGGCGCGGCGCAGGCGTGGGAGGCGCTGCTCCGGCCCGCCACCGCGACCCAGTGGCGCAACCGCCGCCAGCTCTGGGACGACGTGCGCGGCGCCAAGGAGATGCTGTCCCGGGCCACGGTCGCGCCGATCGCGGTGCCGGGCGTCGAGCGCGCGGTGCACCTGACCCGCGAGGAGCTGGAGCAGGTGATCACGCCGCTGCTGCGCCGCGGCGTGCACGAGACCGCCGGCGTGATCCGCGCGGCCGGCACCACGCCGGACCGGCTGGCCGGGCTGTTCCTGGTCGGCGGCTCGTCCCGGGTGCCGATGGTGGGCCGCCTGCTCCACTCCGACCTGCACATCGCGCCGACCGTGCTGGAGCAGCCGGAGCTGCCGGTCGCGGAGGGCGCGCTGGCCGAGCTGCTCTCCACCGCCGCGCCGATCGCGCCGCCGGTGTCGCCCGCATCCGCGCCCCCGGTCTCACCCGCATCCGTGCCCCCGGTCTCGGCACCCCCGATCTCGGGACCTCCGACGTCCGGACCCCCGGCTTCCGCGCCGCCCGTGTATTCGGGACCGCCGCCGAAGTCCCGCCGGCCGCTGCTGCTGGCCGGCCTGGCCGCCTCGGTCGTGCTGATCCTGCTGGTCACGGCCGGCGTCGTCTACCTGAGCGGGTGGAACCGCCCGTCCCGGATCACCTTCCAGACGATGGAGCCGGGAACCGAGTTCCCGGCCGTCACGGACGACCCGGACGCCTACGTCAGCGACTTCTTCACCGGGGTCGTCGGCGACCGCGCGTTCGTCGCCGCCCAGCGCCCGGACAAGACGCTGGAGATCAAGGGCATCGACCTGGCCCGGAACGAGCGGCTGTGGCTCCAGACCACCGCGCAGGCCGCGCCGGTGAGCTGGTCGGAGCTGCACACCACGGAGCGGTACGTGATCGTCGCCGGTGCCCCGTTCACCGACGACTCCCCGGGTCCGCTGGCCGTCTACGACCGAGACGGCACGCACCTGTGGAACGGCGAGCTGGCGCTCAACCAGCAGTTCGTGGTCTTCGAGGACCGCCTGGTGCTGATCGACCCGAAGGGACGCAAGCTCGTCGGGCTCGACCTGGCGACCGGCGACCCGCGCTGGGAGCTGCCGGTGCCGGTCGGCGAGTTCTCCGAGGCGTTCCGCATCGCGCGGATCAGCTCACCCGGCGAGCTGACCGGACCCGCCCGGCCCGGCGGCACGCCGATGTGGCCGAACCCGGCCGCCGCGCAGCGGTTCGTGCTGGTGACCTCGGACCAGCGCGCCCGCGTGGTGGACGCGACCAACGGCCGGGTCACGTCCGAGCGGTCGGTGGCGATCGAGCCCGCCTACCTGACCCCGAGCCTCGGCATGCAGATCCTGGCCGACGACGACCGGCTCTACATCGGCACCACCGGGGACGGCTACCGGATCGACGCGTACGACCTGGACTCGGAC
It encodes:
- a CDS encoding Hsp70 family protein, which codes for MRQDGPYGLGVDLGTSNTVAVLYTPDGRTRPLLFDGQPIMPSGVYLDPEGRLHVGRDAQRLAQADPARYEPNPKRRIDETSVLLGDREVPVVDLLAAVLAAVARAAVEAVGFLPPAMLTHPAAWGPVRRETLAQAVARAGWPPVGPRGIRFTPEPVAAARYFAEVLSRPVPAGSALAVFDFGGGTLDVAVVRNDGLGPAGRPVFSVVSSGGVADLGGLDLDAALVEHVGRLLTAPSPHAAPDGPTQRLDIGAAQAWEALLRPATATQWRNRRQLWDDVRGAKEMLSRATVAPIAVPGVERAVHLTREELEQVITPLLRRGVHETAGVIRAAGTTPDRLAGLFLVGGSSRVPMVGRLLHSDLHIAPTVLEQPELPVAEGALAELLSTAAPIAPPVSPASAPPVSPASVPPVSAPPISGPPTSGPPASAPPVYSGPPPKSRRPLLLAGLAASVVLILLVTAGVVYLSGWNRPSRITFQTMEPGTEFPAVTDDPDAYVSDFFTGVVGDRAFVAAQRPDKTLEIKGIDLARNERLWLQTTAQAAPVSWSELHTTERYVIVAGAPFTDDSPGPLAVYDRDGTHLWNGELALNQQFVVFEDRLVLIDPKGRKLVGLDLATGDPRWELPVPVGEFSEAFRIARISSPGELTGPARPGGTPMWPNPAAAQRFVLVTSDQRARVVDATNGRVTSERSVAIEPAYLTPSLGMQILADDDRLYIGTTGDGYRIDAYDLDSDAAPVVVYNGAHDRRLETLIPCGDDRLCLADIGEENTEAVAAVDVPADGTAKEAWRRDDVKGLVATTDPGAMVATGDGLLVWRKAEDGSFRTSLYDAAGTKVFDWSGVGARLNARSFLLFDRAFSSSGAESVPLAAVVDDDRDPQQIGTLIEARLGSCSWNATTIVCGSGDNGFRVQHFAED
- a CDS encoding S8 family serine peptidase; amino-acid sequence: MSRRFTAGSVATVTGLALVLAVPAGAATAAPAAAGAAEYTVVAEDGVSTAAATAAIAAAGGTVVESNDSVGTFTVTAGAADFAAKAAASTALIGASSNDRAIGKAPKLDLVEQEALLAPSSRAAAKRGGHGGPKLDPLDEKLWGLEQVRSDDARRVEPGDRGVTVGILDTGVDASNPDIAANFSWKLSRNFARDIPDVDGPCEVESCLDPVGTDDAGHGTHVAGTIGAAVNGSGISGVAPNVTLVELKGGQDSGYFFLESVVNALTYAGDAGLDVVNMSFYIDPWRFNCLNNPADSAAEQAEQRATITAVRRALTYAHNKGVTLVGSLGNSHEDLGNPRPDASSPNYPGGTERPREIDNATCFDLPAEGPFVIGVSATGPSGRKSDYSNWGTEQISVAAPGGWATDTQGTGDTFANRILSAYPLKVLQEIGRVDAEGNIVPGFENRVFKDCTKAGACGYYAYLQGTSMASPHASGVAGLIVSKFGTPDWRRGGLTLPPNWVEQHLYRTAAEQACPTPALISYAEVGLSAEYDALCTGTKNFNSIWGYGIVDAYKAVTTPLQPWVKP
- the cysS gene encoding cysteine--tRNA ligase, which encodes MTLRLYDTATRSVRDFVPRSPGKVGIYLCGLTVQAPPHIGHLRSGVNYDVLRRWLLRSGYDVTFVRNVTDIDDKILAKSTEQGRPFWSIAYENEVKLAAAYRSLNVLPPTYEPRATGHIPEIQQIIAKLIEDGHAYPAADGCGDVYFSVRSFPAYGALSGQHPDDMQEAADSEARAKRDPRDFALWKGVKESEPLAGSWPSPWGRGRPGWHIECSAMSWRYLGEDFDIHGGGLDLQFPHHENEIAQSRAAGFGFAGYWVHHALLNLGASKMSKSTGNVLDLAHVAGIGVRPVELRYYEAQPHYRSTIDYSDDALREAAVAYRRIEGFVQRAAELTGPGELGDIPPAFAAAMDDDLNTSAALAVVHESMTRGNTALSAGDRSTVAAVLAEVRAMLDVFGVDPLDPAWQAGGGGAGDLRPVIDSLVALALEQRTAARARKDWQAADAVRDQLKNAGIAVEDTPAGPRWTIGEQH
- the rlmB gene encoding 23S rRNA (guanosine(2251)-2'-O)-methyltransferase RlmB codes for the protein MPGNSQRRNKRVTPKKGASQGSGGKNRSGLAGRGRTLPADERPWHKGYSGTEPLPEKTARKQDKERRAAAAEGRAPKVGMPGTKDTTWGRNGTGRGAPASGRGALAGGRGAGKVGARGPRIAPGRRSTPPKDSPELLVGRNPVVEALRSGVPATALYVAHGIEMDERVREAVRTCADKGIAIMEVSRAELDRITGGVLHQGIGVQVPPFAYEDFSDLVAAALEQTAPLLVALDGVTDPRNLGAVIRSAAAFGAHGIFVPERRAAGITATAWRTSAGAAARLPVAQVTNLTRAIKACQQEGFLAIGLDADGATDVYHLEAATGPTVVVVGSEGRGLSRLVGETCDLRVSIPMASDVESLNASVAAAVALSEITRRRNA